From Sporosarcina sp. Te-1, the proteins below share one genomic window:
- a CDS encoding peptide chain release factor 3 codes for MQKPIKDEIASRRTFAIISHPDAGKTTMTEKLLFFGGAIRDTGTVKGKKTGKYATSDWMEIEKQRGISVTSSVLQFDYEGKRVNILDTPGHEDFSEDTYRTLMAVDAAVMMVDSGKGIEPQTIKLFKVCRMRGIPIFTFMNKMDRQGKEPLELMEELEEVLGIESYAMNWPIGMGKEFLGIYDRHNQRVELARPEDDQKYLPLDADGGLAVAHTMTETSYYKQALEDVMLLNEAGNEFDEERVAKGELTPVFFGSALTNFGVQTFLETFLQFAPAPQSRKTKDEERVDPYADEFSGFIFKIQANMNPAHRDRIAFVRIVSGAFERGMTVTVPRISKSIKLSQTTQFLADDRETVNEAVAGDIIGLYDTGNYQIGDTVVGGKKMFQYEALPQFTPELFVRVTAKNVMKSKHFHKGILQLVQEGAIQYYKTLHTEEVLLGAVGQLQFEVFEHRMKNEYNVEVQMEHIGSKVARWIENEADVKETMTGQRAMLVKDRHDNLVFLFENDFAMRWFHDKYPEIRLYSLL; via the coding sequence ATGCAAAAACCGATAAAGGATGAAATTGCATCACGCCGGACCTTCGCTATTATTTCCCATCCAGATGCCGGGAAAACGACCATGACAGAAAAATTATTATTCTTTGGTGGTGCCATTCGCGATACAGGAACGGTGAAAGGGAAGAAAACTGGTAAATATGCCACATCGGACTGGATGGAGATTGAGAAGCAACGTGGAATTTCCGTCACTTCATCCGTCTTGCAGTTCGATTATGAAGGAAAGCGTGTGAACATTTTAGATACGCCTGGACACGAAGATTTCAGTGAAGATACGTATCGTACCTTGATGGCTGTCGATGCGGCCGTTATGATGGTGGATTCGGGGAAAGGGATCGAGCCACAAACGATCAAACTGTTCAAAGTTTGCCGGATGCGAGGTATTCCGATCTTTACATTCATGAACAAGATGGACCGTCAAGGGAAAGAACCGCTTGAATTAATGGAAGAGCTTGAAGAGGTGCTCGGGATTGAATCGTATGCTATGAACTGGCCGATCGGTATGGGGAAGGAATTTCTTGGCATCTATGACCGGCATAATCAAAGGGTCGAGCTTGCCCGACCGGAGGACGATCAAAAGTATTTGCCTCTTGACGCGGACGGAGGTCTTGCGGTTGCGCATACCATGACAGAAACATCCTATTACAAACAGGCATTGGAGGATGTCATGCTGTTGAATGAAGCAGGCAATGAGTTTGATGAAGAACGAGTGGCGAAAGGGGAATTGACGCCCGTGTTCTTTGGCAGTGCCTTAACCAATTTTGGCGTCCAAACTTTTTTAGAGACGTTCCTTCAGTTTGCTCCTGCGCCACAATCGAGAAAAACAAAGGACGAAGAGAGAGTGGATCCATACGCAGACGAATTCTCAGGATTTATTTTCAAAATACAAGCGAATATGAATCCGGCACACCGGGATCGTATCGCGTTCGTCCGGATTGTCTCGGGAGCTTTCGAACGGGGCATGACCGTTACTGTACCTCGCATTTCGAAGTCAATCAAGCTTTCACAAACGACACAATTCCTTGCGGATGACCGGGAAACGGTCAATGAAGCGGTCGCTGGGGACATTATCGGATTGTACGACACGGGGAATTATCAAATTGGTGATACAGTGGTCGGAGGCAAGAAAATGTTCCAATATGAAGCGCTACCTCAATTCACGCCAGAACTATTTGTACGTGTCACGGCAAAAAACGTAATGAAATCAAAACATTTTCATAAGGGCATTTTACAATTGGTCCAGGAAGGCGCCATTCAATATTACAAAACGCTTCATACGGAAGAGGTTTTATTAGGTGCTGTCGGTCAACTGCAATTCGAGGTTTTCGAACATCGGATGAAAAATGAATACAACGTGGAAGTGCAAATGGAACATATTGGATCCAAAGTCGCGCGTTGGATTGAAAATGAGGCGGATGTGAAAGAAACAATGACGGGACAACGAGCCATGCTTGTGAAGGATCGCCATGACAATCTTGTCTTCTTGTTTGAAAATGACTTTGCAATGCGTTGGTTCCACGATAAATATCCGGAGATTCGGTTATACAGTTTGTTGTAA